In a genomic window of Pedobacter sp. KBS0701:
- the galE gene encoding UDP-glucose 4-epimerase GalE, which translates to MAKILVTGGTGYIGSHTAVELHNAGYEVVIVDNLSNSNIKILTQLHAITGKWFDFHEIDLQDEKAVQEFAENHADIDGIIHFAAYKAVGESVEKPLKYYKNNFYGLINLLTSFNRKINFVFSSSCTVYGQPETLPVTEAASVQKAESPYGNTKQIAEEILAETAAVTPDLNVIALRYFNPVGAHETALIGELPNGVPANLVPFITQSAIGKRGPITVHGNDYDTPDGSAIRDYIHVVDLAKAHVAAIKKLEDGNPNGNYDVFNIGTGKGSSVLEIIAAFEKVNGEKLDYKIGPRRAGDIVQIYGDVQKSNNELGWKANLDINEMMRSAWEWEKYIKANPF; encoded by the coding sequence ATGGCAAAAATATTAGTTACTGGTGGAACAGGGTACATTGGTTCGCACACAGCTGTAGAATTACACAACGCAGGATATGAAGTTGTAATTGTTGATAACCTTTCTAACTCAAATATCAAAATTTTAACTCAGCTACATGCCATTACCGGCAAATGGTTCGATTTTCATGAAATTGATCTTCAGGATGAAAAAGCGGTACAGGAATTTGCAGAAAATCATGCTGATATTGATGGAATTATCCATTTCGCAGCTTATAAAGCAGTCGGCGAATCGGTAGAAAAACCGTTAAAATATTATAAAAATAACTTCTATGGATTGATTAATCTGCTAACCTCATTTAACAGAAAAATTAATTTTGTGTTTTCTTCATCATGTACCGTTTATGGTCAGCCAGAAACTTTACCGGTAACTGAAGCTGCATCAGTGCAGAAAGCAGAATCTCCTTACGGAAATACCAAACAGATTGCTGAAGAAATACTGGCAGAAACTGCTGCGGTAACACCTGATTTAAATGTAATCGCTTTGCGTTATTTTAATCCGGTTGGTGCCCACGAAACTGCTTTGATCGGTGAGTTACCAAATGGTGTGCCGGCAAACCTTGTCCCTTTTATTACTCAATCTGCTATTGGAAAACGTGGTCCGATTACCGTTCACGGAAATGATTACGATACACCGGATGGTTCTGCTATACGCGATTATATCCATGTGGTTGATCTTGCAAAAGCGCATGTTGCCGCTATTAAAAAATTAGAAGATGGAAACCCGAACGGTAATTATGATGTTTTCAATATCGGTACCGGCAAAGGATCTTCAGTTTTAGAGATTATTGCTGCTTTCGAAAAAGTAAATGGCGAAAAACTGGATTATAAAATCGGTCCGAGAAGGGCAGGGGATATTGTTCAGATTTATGGCGATGTACAAAAATCGAATAATGAACTGGGTTGGAAAGCCAATCTGGATATTAACGAAATGATGCGCTCGGCATGGGAGTGGGAAAAATACATTAAGGCCAACCCTTTTTAA
- a CDS encoding 3-deoxy-D-manno-octulosonic acid transferase, which translates to MKLLYIIGIWAYTLLIKLFSLFNPKAKLFIKGRKNIFNIIAQKINPAEKHIWFHFASLGEFEQGRPVLEKIKNLYPAKKIIITFFSPSGYEIRKNYALADVFYLPIDTPGNAKRFISSINPEMAIFTKYEFWHFYFKELKDQGIPLYVISGIFRESQAFFKWYGNFYRNILKSVTYFFVQNKESENLLKSIGLNNVTISGDTRFDRVYENAQSPKALPLIESFIGNSPTLICGSTWPEDEKILSALSEKYPNWKFIIAPHEIHESHIESIEKQFSVNNVRFSIFSSSNQTPNAEHQTLIVDNIGMLSSLYQYGKVAYIGGGFGIGIHNTLEAAAFGLPVIFGPKYDKFQEAKDLIDIGAAESISSTIDLINAFEDFLENKDAADQAKRYVADKKGATNQIISMITKSHQP; encoded by the coding sequence ATGAAATTACTTTACATCATCGGAATTTGGGCTTATACTTTACTCATTAAGCTATTCTCATTATTTAATCCTAAGGCTAAACTCTTTATAAAAGGGCGCAAAAATATTTTTAACATAATTGCTCAGAAAATTAATCCTGCTGAAAAACATATATGGTTTCATTTTGCTTCTTTAGGCGAATTTGAACAGGGCAGACCCGTATTAGAAAAAATAAAAAACCTTTATCCTGCTAAGAAAATTATAATTACTTTTTTTTCTCCCTCTGGATATGAAATCAGGAAAAATTATGCCCTGGCAGATGTATTTTACCTCCCGATTGATACTCCTGGTAACGCTAAGCGTTTTATAAGTAGTATTAATCCTGAAATGGCCATTTTTACTAAATATGAGTTTTGGCATTTCTATTTTAAGGAACTGAAAGATCAGGGCATTCCTTTATACGTGATTTCTGGAATTTTCAGAGAAAGTCAGGCATTTTTTAAATGGTATGGCAACTTTTACCGCAATATTTTAAAATCTGTTACTTACTTTTTCGTACAAAATAAAGAGAGCGAAAATCTTTTAAAATCAATCGGATTAAATAATGTAACCATAAGTGGCGATACCCGTTTCGACCGTGTTTATGAAAATGCGCAATCGCCCAAAGCGCTTCCTCTTATCGAAAGCTTTATTGGCAACTCGCCTACTTTAATTTGTGGAAGTACCTGGCCAGAAGATGAGAAAATATTATCGGCCCTGTCAGAAAAATACCCCAACTGGAAGTTTATCATTGCCCCACATGAGATCCACGAAAGCCATATCGAAAGTATAGAGAAACAGTTTTCAGTTAACAATGTGCGGTTTTCAATTTTCAGTTCGTCTAATCAAACGCCAAACGCCGAACACCAAACGCTCATAGTAGACAACATCGGTATGCTTTCTTCATTATATCAATACGGAAAAGTGGCTTACATTGGCGGCGGTTTTGGAATAGGCATCCACAATACTTTAGAAGCCGCAGCATTTGGACTACCGGTAATTTTCGGACCTAAATACGATAAATTTCAGGAGGCAAAAGATCTGATTGACATTGGAGCAGCAGAAAGCATCAGCTCCACAATTGATTTAATTAATGCATTTGAAGATTTCTTAGAAAATAAAGATGCTGCAGACCAGGCTAAAAGATATGTTGCAGATAAAAAAGGGGCAACCAATCAGATTATTTCGATGATTACGAAATCACATCAGCCTTAG
- a CDS encoding UDP-glucuronic acid decarboxylase family protein produces MNERKENFPSGDLGSRKRILITGAAGFLGSHLCDRFVKEGYSVIGMDNLITGDLANIEHLFKLENFEFYNHDVSKFVHIPGKLHYILHFASPASPIDYLKIPIQTLKVGSLGTHNLLGLARNKNARMLIASTSEVYGDPNVNPQPEEYWGNVNPVGPRGVYDEAKRFQEAITMAYHTFHGVETRIVRIFNTYGPRMRLNDGRVLPAFIGQALRGEDLTVFGDGSQTRSFCYVDDLIEGIYRLLMSDYAQPVNIGNPDEITIKQFCEEIIKLTGTTQKIVYKELPQDDPKQRRPDITKAREILGWEPKIGRAEGLKITYEYFKSLPPEALEKIEHKDFTTFNR; encoded by the coding sequence ATGAACGAAAGAAAGGAAAATTTCCCTTCAGGAGATTTAGGAAGTAGAAAAAGAATATTGATTACGGGGGCAGCCGGATTTTTAGGCTCACACCTTTGTGATCGTTTTGTAAAAGAGGGGTATTCCGTTATCGGGATGGATAATCTGATTACTGGTGATTTGGCGAATATCGAACACTTGTTCAAGCTGGAGAATTTTGAGTTTTATAATCATGATGTTTCCAAATTTGTGCATATTCCGGGTAAACTTCATTACATTTTACATTTTGCTTCACCTGCAAGTCCGATTGATTATCTTAAAATCCCGATCCAGACACTTAAAGTAGGTTCATTAGGTACGCATAATCTTTTGGGTTTGGCCCGTAATAAAAATGCAAGGATGCTGATTGCATCAACTTCTGAAGTATATGGCGATCCGAACGTAAACCCACAGCCTGAAGAATATTGGGGTAACGTAAACCCGGTTGGTCCACGTGGTGTTTACGATGAGGCCAAGCGTTTTCAGGAAGCCATTACCATGGCTTACCACACTTTTCATGGCGTAGAAACCAGGATCGTTAGGATTTTTAATACTTACGGACCGAGAATGCGCCTGAATGATGGTCGTGTTTTACCTGCTTTTATCGGGCAGGCTTTAAGAGGTGAAGATTTAACCGTCTTTGGTGACGGAAGTCAAACACGCTCTTTTTGTTATGTTGATGATCTGATAGAGGGGATATACCGTTTATTGATGAGCGACTATGCCCAGCCGGTAAACATTGGTAATCCTGATGAAATTACCATCAAACAGTTCTGTGAGGAAATTATTAAACTTACAGGCACTACACAAAAAATTGTGTACAAAGAACTTCCTCAGGATGATCCGAAGCAGCGCAGACCGGATATTACTAAAGCCAGGGAGATATTGGGCTGGGAACCAAAAATTGGACGTGCGGAAGGATTGAAAATTACATACGAATATTTTAAATCATTGCCTCCAGAGGCACTGGAAAAAATAGAACATAAAGATTTTACCACATTTAACCGTTAA
- a CDS encoding gluconokinase — MANFIILMGVSGSGKTVIGRALSPRINAEFIDGDNLHSQRNVDKMAAGIPLTDADRLDWLQLIAKVGREHAAHGTNCIIACSALKKSYRDLLRADNTSMRFVYLKGSFDLIHDRIVKRSHQYMPSSLLQSQFETLEEPQADETDVFTVSIDQSIPEIVEEIAKADVIS; from the coding sequence ATGGCGAACTTTATCATTTTAATGGGGGTATCTGGAAGTGGTAAAACGGTTATCGGAAGGGCTTTGTCGCCAAGAATAAATGCTGAATTTATAGATGGCGACAACCTGCATTCGCAACGGAATGTAGATAAAATGGCTGCGGGGATTCCCTTAACAGATGCTGATCGTTTGGATTGGCTGCAGTTGATTGCTAAAGTTGGCCGTGAACATGCTGCTCATGGAACGAACTGTATAATTGCCTGCTCTGCGCTAAAAAAATCATACCGCGATCTGTTGAGAGCGGATAATACATCCATGCGCTTTGTGTATTTAAAAGGAAGCTTCGATTTGATCCATGATCGGATTGTTAAACGTTCACATCAATATATGCCTTCCAGTTTATTGCAAAGCCAGTTTGAAACCCTGGAAGAGCCACAGGCTGATGAAACAGATGTATTTACAGTTTCCATCGACCAAAGTATTCCTGAAATTGTTGAAGAAATTGCTAAGGCTGATGTGATTTCGTAA